In Zingiber officinale cultivar Zhangliang chromosome 9B, Zo_v1.1, whole genome shotgun sequence, the genomic window atatattgaactaattaaggatatatatatGAATGTAACGACCACTTCAAACAGATtaactgaaacatttccaatTAAGAtgaggttacatcaaggatcagctctaagtccctatctttttaggATAATTATGGACAAACTCACTTGCCACATTCAAAACACactaccgtggtgcatgttgttggtagataatattattttaataaatgagacacgtgaaggaataAATATTAACCTAGAATCTGGGTAGAAAACACTAGAAATGAAAGGTTTTAAccttagtagagtaaaaacaaaatatatagaatttaagtttagcaatattagacctAATGAGtcaattattaagataggagataaCAAGTTGTTTGGAACTtagagctttaagtatttaggatcaattttttaaaacaatggagggattgagagaaatatcttacataaaatacaagcaagatGGTTAAAATGGATGAGAGAGTCAGGTGTTTTATATTCTACAAAATAGcgattagacctgctatgttacaTGACgttgaatgttggactatgactcgagcacaagagtagaagatgagagttgcagagatgaggatgttaaggtggatatgtGGACATACAAGAATAGACAGAATAATAAATGAGAGCATTAAAAAGAAAGTCAAAATTACATCTAcggaggaaaaactccgagagacacgtttaagatggtacaaacatgtacttagacggtcaataaatactccagttaggcgatatgaaactatgaAAAATACGCACATCAAACAAGAaagagaaagataaaaaaaacttagttaggaACAATAAAGCAAGATAACATTTATTTAGCATAGATGATAATATAAGTAGAGGATAGAACCCAATAGCATAAAAGAATCCACATAGTCAACCCACCTAATAGGATAAGCCTTGTAGCAAATTTATGCAACACTTCTTGCTAGCCTTTATTGTGAAACAAGCTCACGTgccaaaaaaaaattgaggtcATTTTGTTTACCTAGGATGCTCTAAAATCCCAATCTTCCATCATATGGATGATAACAAGAAAGAATGTTGCATGTTACTAATTCATAGGGCAATGGCCAGGTGATTTGGTTTGAGGCAATAAACATATGTTCCCAATTTCAGAGTTTACCAATATACAAATGAAACACAAATATAATGAAGCTCGTGCACTGCTAATCCATACAAAAATCATCAAAAGTTAGTGATGGTCTATAAGTATGTCAGCATAAATTTAAAGTTGGTGAATGGTATATAAGTATGTCTTCATAAATTTATACTTCATAAAAACAAAGCTTGAATATTCAACATAACATAGGCTACACAAGTTTTGTAAATGAATAACTACTCCTTTTGAATTCATTATACTCATTGCTAGCACATATATTGATTTgttgggaaaaaaaatcaaagggCGCTCCAAGTTGATAGAACCATCAAACATGCatcctttttaaattcttttatcaaACCAGCACTCCCCCAAATTACTCCTACTCTCATCTTTGTCCATCCTAGCTTCCCTCCTCCTTGTCAATGTATACGCCTACACTCACTGTCAACCCTGCAACATTCCCTATCGATGGTTGCAACAACCGTAATGTTAGCATCCACATTGGAGTGTCAAAGTTGGTGGCAAGCAGCTCCATATAGTTGATCCACATCTACAGCACCAACGAACCAGTGGCGACATGGGCATCGACGAATTAATCTAGCAAGTTTAGAAGTTCAATTATGCTTGGCACTCTAGATGTCGATGACTCCTTAGTGTTATGACGCAAGCATCACCGACTCCTTGATTCAACAATGCGATTGTGGGTGACTCCTTAGCATGGAAACAAATGCGCAGACAACTCTTAGGCATTGGTAACTACTTCAAACTCAAGAAGTCCAAGAACTCTCATAGTGGCGAGAGCATTAGTGACTCCTTGGTGCAACAACGCAAGCAATGACAGCTACTTAGCATTGTGGTGATTTCTTGATGCTCTAGAAGTCCAACGAATCCAATGGCAACACAACCGTTGATGATTCCTTGGCACTCTAACACACACATCAACACCACCATGACTACAACCCTTGAAAGGGGGTTGCGGGAGTGGAAAAGGGTGCAGGCATATACGGTAACAATAATGTAAGGGAAGTAGGGAtggagaaagataatgacaagaTTAATTTGGGAAACATGGGTgtcaacttgaaaaaaaaaaaaacttctaaaaATGCCTCTTTGATGATTTTATAAATTTGTATCGTCCCCTTGATTATTGCCTTAGTTTATTTGGATATTCAATTAGAAATATACATTACATAAATAGAATATTGAAAGCTATATACAAAACAATATATGATAAGTTTGATCAAAATAAAGACATCATGATTGTTATTAGCATTGTGACATTTTAATATGATTCAAACTCATAAACAAGTCTTTCAATAAGTTAATATAAAATTTGATTGTTTAAATTATTTATAACAAGTTTACTATATTTACATGTCATAAAATACTTTGGATTTAATTTATTAGCTTGAAGTGAAGATTCACTTAACTATGTGGCTCTAGTTGGAGAGTAAATGTGACTAAGCTAGAGTTTGAATCATGCTTGACAAGCTTTTTTGATAAACAAGCTTAAAGTCTTTTAAAATCGGCTGAACATGAATCTGACTTGATCTTGCTACTATTTTTTAATAAGCAAGTTTAAATATGGTTGAACTCGACATGACTCGACTTAACTTGTTTACAACTCTAGGTCTTAAGTTTTTGTGACTTTCAATGGTCTACATCATGTAGTCATGTTGCATATGTAATCACTTGATCAAGTGTACCTCAATTTTACTAGGCATGCACCAAATCCTCTAACCTATAGGCGCCTACTTGTGTCTGACACATTTGAAATGTCACAATGCTTGCTTGCAGAACTGACATTGATGTTATTTCAAATTGGATTGCCAACAATTAACCCTTCAGCACTCAACTAGAATAGCTATATAAGGTTCATGATTTATCCTAATGCCTATAACTAGAGGGAAAAAGTTATATTTCCTTGAAAAaacttcaaatttaaaataataaaacaaacgAAATTACAACACTACCAAACAAAAAGTTATATGCATGTCCAAGATCAATGCATGCACCAAAAGTTCAGTGATAAATTTATTCTATGCAAAACAAAGATGTGACTTTAACTACATGCAATGGTAGCCTGTCTTTGTATACACTACTGCGATGTGTCTAGATATTAGTTGAAATCATTAATTCATCCATTCAAACATTAAATTAGTAACAAATCTTATCAAatgttaccttatcaaacaaactaCTTATTTTGATTACCACTATTattttcaacttagaatatttgtCCTAGAAGAGAAGGAAAATGATGAATAAACCAAACTTGTTGCAAATAGTTAATTCAACTCAGATGGGATGAGGTTAAGAGTAACATAAACCAGGAAAAAAAAGGATAATATGGTGCACTTCTGCAAATCTTCAATCACAAATTTGAATAACAAGTGCAACTACCCTCCACAATAGCAAATAGGTTCATCCAAAAACTTCTTATGACAAGCTAAAGTTGTATAAATTACAGATGTGGTGAGCAGCTTATTATGAGAGGAAATTTTCATACTTCCAATTAGGTGACACTTTAGTTGGAGACTACACTGGCATAATATACGTAAAGTACAGTTATAACTACTTACCAATAAATAGTATGACAAAATCCATTTATGTAATATTATCATAATGAGATCATGTATTAATTTAACAATGAAATGGAAATTCACTCGAGATCTATTGTGTTGGCAAAAGAAAAAAGACCGATGTAGATATGGCATGCACATTTCTTATCTAATGAAGTTAATTGATGTGGATAGCTTACACATGTGAGAGCGTGGCATGATTATCATGGCAACCTAGAAAAAACTTTTAAGGATTAAAAGGCCTATGCCAACTAACAGCTAATTGCTTTTAGAAAGCCTGAAAAAAGTAATGAAATATAAGTTGTGGCAGGAAATATATTTTCAGAAGCAAGAAGTATACATGCATCTGTGAATGGCCTAacatgaaaaatttataattcAGATAATGGGGTTGCTACCTGAAAGTGAGAACTGTTCAAACATCGAGCAATCTTGTAGAAAAGTGGAACCATGCATCGTTGAAAATCTGCAGGCTGAGTAGCTTCTAGAACCTCTTCTAACTCTCCCAAGAACATGACTTCTTTTGTACTGTTTGTAAGAGGCCAGTATTTCAATAAGCCCCTTATAACAGTATCAGCAAGTTTGCAATCCTTCTCAATAAATTGGGTTACGCAATATGATAATTGCTGATGGTACATTGCTATGCACCTTGGCTTGTGAAGTGGGATCAGGGCCCGTACAAGGAATAATTTATGCTCTTCTTTTAATGGCAATGCAAACCCACTGATGATACTTCCTAAAATCTCCAATAGCTCAGCAATCCCATTGTGTTTTTCTGTCTCAAAGATAAAACGATAAAATATGTTGTTTATAGCTTTTCTGATGTAGGGTCGGTGCACCATAAATTTTCCATAGATACGATGCAGTATCGTCTTTAAGTACTCCCTCTCTCTAGGATCTTcagaatcaaatagatcaaggagCTTAAGAACAAAGGAATGATCTATATACCTTTTTGCCAACTTAGCATCAGTCTCAGGAGATGCAACAAACCGTAGAAAAAACTCATAGACAACCTGCAAGTGAGGCCATGCTGGATCCATTACAGGCTCTTCCTCTTCTGCATCAATTTTTTCCAAAACCATGTGTTCTCGAGGTGGAATAGTTAGGTTTCTGAACAAGTTGATAGACACCATCTTGGTTGTCTCTTGCATGACATTTTCTGGAAATTTGCTACTTGCTGAAGTCACATAGTCAACAAGTTCCAATAAAGTCTGACGCTTTATGTCTTTCTCTTTCAAGTTCTTTGTTGGGTCAATGAAATCAAATATAGCACAACACAAGTCCAACTTTCTAATGAACAAACTCTGCCTCTCAGACTGTTGAACATCCTTAAAGCTAGGCAATGCTTCATATATTGGGACATAGTTCCCATTCAATCTCGAATTAACAGATAGAGAATATGTATTTAGATGATTTGACCCAGGATTTGAACCAGGAGGGACCTGACTGTTGAGACTTGTGGTCCTATTGCCTTGCAAATCTCCACTCCTCGAACTGCTAGAAGAAGAGGTCGGAGGAACCGATCCACCAACTGAACTATCAGATGATTTTGATGGTTTCCTTGGGAGCCGGTTTAGTATCTGCTTAATCATGCTTGAAGGTAAGATATTTAAGTTGGAAAATAACAACAGTCTGAGATCTTAAGGATGTCTCTTCAGGGGCACAAGTCTCATAGTTAATGGTTGCCTTAGCTGGCAGACACTGCCTTTAACCTCATGGTTCTTCCTTTGCCTTTTCCATAGATATCCAAGGAAATGTTTAACAAATTCCTAGACAAGTTTCAAAATCctgagaaaaaatatttttttttcacttaaaaGAAGATTGTTGGAACATCCACAATCTAAGGAACTATCACACAAGCAAAGATCCATTACGTAGAGCAGatcaaaagaaaaaagaaaaaaaaaaaaccgttCAGCTGGTCGTTATctctgtaaaaaaaaaaagaaaaacagcaAGCGCCGGCACCCAAATCAACCCGACGCTCCACTCAATCAGCAGTGCATATTTCCACTCACCGCCCCCAAATTTGATGGGCTGCCCGAACAGGATCAAAACGATCTGTGCGATCCCGAGCGGTCAAGGTCACGCTTTGAAGCGAGAATTGGAGAGAAGTTGCAATAAGGGCGAAAGTTAATGACAAAAAACAATTATTAAAAGACAGAATTTTTGCAAATCCAAAGCCACAATTTCGGAGAGGGAGGAGCAATGaatggaagaaagaaagaaaaaaaaaactaccttTTTTGTGAGACGAAAGAAGGATCTCACGCACTCGCCTCTCGATCGGCCTCTGCCTCTTTCCTCCTATTACGAACGAGCCAGCGAGAAGAAGACCCTGGTCCTCTCTTTTCTTTCGTCTTTCCTTCGTAGTTTATTGAGCAAATCGGGATTGGGGATGAGCAAAAATAAAAAGggtataaataaaatttatatttttgaattcttttttatgaaattaaataatattcaattgaattgaaaaaaacttaatatatttTCTTCGTGAATAtgtttactttatttttataatataaaaaatctAGAACAAACTCTGATTTTGTTACTAAACAAGTATTCAGGAGATGAACTAGATGGTAATAAGGCAGCCCAGACCGCCCACTTGCAAAGCGATGAATTAAtccttaattatttaattaaaaattatatgaaattaaaaagtttaaaagataataattagCTTGATTAAATCGCTATTGGCATGAATTGATGACTTAACACAGGACAAGAGAGGGAAAATGAAtaactttataatttttttattagtaattttttacGATCCAACTAATGTTTAAGATGATTAATTTAATCCTATCAAAATTTTCctccaactaataaaataaattgaGAAGTACAAATGTACGGCTCAATGTCATAAATTGTTTAAATGTAATTTGCTATGCGTGAGATTTAAACTCTCGATCTGTCAAATTTTTTACCATTGCACCCAAGTCCAGGGGCATGAATGACCTTATACTGTCCTCTCGGAtggatctagtggctagcgcatgaggtgttatcaTCATGAATGGCTTTACACTTTATCCCCTCAAATGGATCTAGTGGCTAATGCTtgtcttatgtgttagtcactattctaaagagtagtagccgcctgtgatttacctccttcgtgttgatcCTGGAATGAATTAACGGGGAGCTAGGGGTGAACGTATTCGTCTTTTATCACCATGAATGACCTTACGCTTTGATAGATGAGGTGAGGAGAATTGAAAGATATGACACTTCTCATTTACTATATTGGACTAAATATGGTCCATTCTTCACAAGGAAGTTGTTTGTGACAATACACAatctaaataattataattataataattatcaaaactttatttattttttttacttaagccACGCTATTATATTTGTTGGGTCAATAAAAACATACGAGTAATGTGCTTACTACACTTATCTACACTATTTTTCCTATGGCTTTAAGCATGGCCGGAGACAATGTGAGCCCAATAGTCATCTACATTGgccataaaataataaaaaattattatacataTTTTGACCCAAGGCCCTCTCCAAAAGGAATAGCCTGGCTTCGTCTCCTTCCAACCTTCTCTCTCCGTAACAAGCTAGCAAACGATGCCTTTGGTCTAGATTGTCTTCTTTTCTCTCCATAGCAAACAACCCTCCGTCTCCTTCTATCTCTGTGGTAAGCTAGCAAACA contains:
- the LOC122023599 gene encoding serine/threonine protein phosphatase 2A 57 kDa regulatory subunit B' theta isoform-like, translating into MIKQILNRLPRKPSKSSDSSVGGSVPPTSSSSSSRSGDLQGNRTTSLNSQVPPGSNPGSNHLNTYSLSVNSRLNGNYVPIYEALPSFKDVQQSERQSLFIRKLDLCCAIFDFIDPTKNLKEKDIKRQTLLELVDYVTSASSKFPENVMQETTKMVSINLFRNLTIPPREHMVLEKIDAEEEEPVMDPAWPHLQVVYEFFLRFVASPETDAKLAKRYIDHSFVLKLLDLFDSEDPREREYLKTILHRIYGKFMVHRPYIRKAINNIFYRFIFETEKHNGIAELLEILGSIISGFALPLKEEHKLFLVRALIPLHKPRCIAMYHQQLSYCVTQFIEKDCKLADTVIRGLLKYWPLTNSTKEVMFLGELEEVLEATQPADFQRCMVPLFYKIARCLNSSHFQVAERALFLWNNDHIENLIKQNNKVILPIIFPALERNSKSHWNQAVQSLTLNVRKIFSSHDPDLVAECLKKFEEDEAKNNEIISKHEATWKRLEEVAASNAAKG